The sequence below is a genomic window from Lolium perenne isolate Kyuss_39 chromosome 4, Kyuss_2.0, whole genome shotgun sequence.
CGCGTTGCGAAAGCACAGAAAGCCTTCGTCGACCTTGTCGATGCCAGTGGCTATGCATACGCGATAATGCCATCAGCCAAGGGCCTTGTTCCAGAGACGCACCCCCACTTCCTCGGCACCTATTGGGGTGCAGTCAGCACCGCATTCTGTGCAGAGATCGTTGAGTCGGCCGACGCCTACATCTTCGCAGGCCCTATCTTCAACGACTACAGCTCTGTTGGTTACTCTTTCCTCCtcaagaaggacaaggccatcatCGTCCAGCCTGACCGTGTCATTGTTGGGAATGGACCGGCATTTGGCTGTGTCATGATGAAGGAATACTTTTCTGAACTGGCAAAGCGGGTTAAGAAGAATACCACTGCCTACGAGAACTACAAGAGGATCTTTGTGCCTGAGGGCAAGCTGCTGCAGTGTGAGGCGAATGAGCCGCTGCGTGTCAATGTGCTCTTCAAGCACATCCAGAAGATGATTACCGGTGACAACGCGGTGATCGCAGAGACAGGTGACTCCTGGTTCAACTGCCAGAAGCTGAAGCTGCCCGAGGGCTGTGGGTGAGCATTCTTTCACTCTGAATCTACACTGTTACAGCTGTGTATGTTTTCTTGCTATTTACCTTGTTCTGAGCATGGGTTGTTTGCACACTTCAGGTATGAATTCCAAATGCAGTATGGTTCAATCGGATGGTCAGTTGGTGCATTGCTTGGTTACGCTCAGGGGGCAAATGACAAGCGTGTGATCGCCTGCATTGGCGATGGGAGCTTCCAGGTGAAATTTCTCGCTTGTCTTGATATGTTGCTATCTGCTGCAAATGATTGTCTGTTTCTACACTAACTTGATCTTGTTTGCAACTACCTACAGGTGACAGCCCAGGATGTGTCGACGATGCTGCGGTGCGGGCAGAACAGTATAATCTTCCTGATCAACAATGGCGGGTACACTATCGAGGTGGAGATCCATGACGGACCTTACAATGTCATCAAGAACTGGAACTACACCGGCCTTGTGGACGCCATCCACAACGGGGAGGGCAAGTGCTGGACCGCCAAGGTAAGCAACTGTTCCTGTCCAAAGCTCACAATAACGACCTGAGTTGGTGGAATTGCAGCTGATGGATGTTGTGATACGTGCAGGTGAAGTGCGAGGAGGAGCTTACGGCAGCTATTGAGACGGCTCTGGGGGAGAAAAAGGATTCCTTCTGCTTCATCGAGGTGATCGCGCACAAGGACGACACCAGCAAAGAGCTGCTGGAATGGGGCTCCAGGGTCTCTGCAGCCAACTCCAGGCTACCCAACCCTCAGTAGACCAAGCTTGCCCTCCTCTGCCTCACTAGTAGCATGCCCTGGCACGTTGGCCGCAATCAAATAATTGTGTACTCTTCGTCTTTGCCCTTATGTCTTCCAGATGCTCGGTAATTCTGTTTGTGTCTACGTTATAGTATGCCCATTACGAGAGTGAATAAAATGAACTCGGCGACATATGATCCGGCGTGAACTCGGTGTTTCATTGGTCCAGCTCAGTCCAACAACATGTGTGGGGTCTAGTGCAGAAGGTTGGCTCTCCCGTATAAAGTGTTACTACTACAAAATAGAACAAAATACTACATGTGAGGGGGACCGCTTTGAGGAGAGAGATTTCATTTGttttcttcttctccctctcgaGACTGCACCGGACGTGGTGGGTAGGCAGGCTCCATTAATACTGTGGTGTCGTTCTTCGTGCAAGCTGCGGCGACGAGAAATCGACGGTCAACAGCAGCCGGCGACAGAGATGTCTACGCCGGGTCCGGGGTCAAGGAAGGAGCAGCATGCGGGGAGGAGGACAGCTTAGGTACAAGCGGAGGAGCTCGCTGCCGTTGGCGACTGCGCGCGTCGTGCCGGTCGGTTGATGTGGTGGCAGCATGTTGTGTGCGCTTCCGCAGGGACGATCACACCACGTCGCTGGCAGTGGCACGCAGCCTCGGCGTTGAGATTGAGTTGCTCGGGCTCTTGTAGAACAGAGTCGGAACGCCATATGTGTGGAGAAATTTCAGAGGAGAGAGAAACTCCGAAAAAGCTTCAGACGCCGCCGCAGCATCCTTTTCGTTGGGAATtaaggagagagaaagagagagtcgAGGCTCGCTGAAACTCACGCGCCGACGGTAATGACTAATGAGACAGGGTCACAGCCTCACAGGGAGAGGCAGTCTTGCCACCAGATTTGAGGTTTCGCCGGCGCTATCTCCCAGAGCGCGGCCGCAGATCGAGCACGGCCGACGGCACGACTGGGCAGAAGAAGTTGGCACTGTGGCAGCCCGTGGTGTCCCTGGGCGAGGGGAAAAGCGGCGCCCCTGTACTGCGTCGGCTTCCTGCGGCGGACGGAGGCGGACGGAGTCGGACGGATTCTTGCTGTTGGAGGAGGCGCGGAACGCGAACGGCGTGCTCTCGGCCACATCCTCCTGTACCACCATCACGTCCACCTCTCGCTCCTACTTGGAGTCCTCGTCGAACTTCCGAAATGCcacctcgaagtcgtcgtcggcCGCGGCGGCCTTCCGCTGCTACTTGCACTCTGACCAGAGGTGGCCCGCCGTGACGCACGGCGCCGAGGCCAACTAGGCTTTACCTCCACCCCACATCGCATCCTCTCCCCTCCTTTCCCCCGCCGCAGCAGCTACCTTGCTGCCATGGCCTCcctcgccaccgcctccgcctccacggcaCTCCTCTCCGCCTACCTCGGCTTCTCCACGCCGGCGAGTTGCGGAGGAGTTCCCGGGCGACTTCGCGAGGGGACGAGGAGGCGTTGGGCGCGGCCGCTGCGCACGCCGTTGCGGTTCCCTGCAGCTGGAGCACGCCAGGGAGAGCAGGCGCGGGCGGCGGCATGCGTGGCTAGGTGACGCCGAGGAAGACGGGCATCTAGAAGCACGCTGCCGGAACTCAGTCTCGCCTGGTTCGTGTTGGCAGACGCACGAACATAGCATGCGACACGAACTTGTCTGGGATCTTGCTGCACACGTGCGCCGCACAGTCGCCGGGGTTGGAGAAGAAATAGAGGAAGGCAGTGCAAACTGCGCAGACCAGAGCTATTTCTCTCTCTCCAGTCCCATGTGATAGCATTGATTACGGGTCCACTCCTTGGTATTCTCGTGTGTATTTGCAGTTATATGAAAAAAGGTCTGTTTCTCAGGTAGGCCCGGCAATCTACAGCTGGACCAATAGAAGGCTGATTTCCGGCCGGTGCAGGTGCCGCCCGGTTCAACCAAGACTTTCCCGCCCATTACCTGTTTCTATGAGATTTGTTATCGCTTCCAGGAAAAATATATCAGAAACTTTTAGCTCCACCTTACTTCTTGAACTACCTTCGATCTGATCAATTTTTGTGTACCTATATCGCCATCAACTGCCTGAGATGTCAATGAGCACGCGGCTTGTGGAGTTCATAAGAAATATACGATCCGTTAACATGGGAACATCCTTGTATTTACGAGATACAACGTGCTTACGTGCACCATGGACATCGAATGTCTCATGGGTCATGGCCAAACATGTAACAATGTCAGGACGAAGGGCACGTGTAACATGTCCGTCCAGCTTCCAAACGTAAATCCTACTGATAGTCAACATGCATATTTACCACCATTCTAATATGCATGACCTCTAGAACATTGGCTAAAAACTAATGCGATTGccctcaaaaaagaaaaaaaaaactaatgcgATTGGTCAGACATAATATCATTGGATTTGTCACAAAAATATTTGTAATTATTTAGTTCTATCAGTAGCTTACTGATAATACAATTTTTTTGTGTGTAAAATAGGAACTTTATTAGCAGGCGGGGTTGCATATCGGTCAAGTTCCAGCAGGTTTGGCGTTCCGTCCAAGCAAAAGTTGCTAGATTAGTGGCAAATTTAGTTCCACTAACCACACCACACCCCTATTTTGCGAAGCTGTATGTTTAATTTCTGAAACTAATCGAACAAAGTAGACCTTCTCACGGTACGTCCACAAGCTGACAATGATCGGCAACTGGCCATGGTGGATACAAATATAACGGCGAAGCTGTATCCTACATTCCTACTGAACCCCCGCATAGTTTGAAATGTTTGTGAAACATATGTTTAAATTAATTTATTGCTTAAGCTTTATTATGCCATTGTTTCTTCTTTGGAGCATATATAGCAACTGTCCAAGGATCGTCTCAGTTTTCATTCGTAAAATACAATTTTGATTATATTCAAGTAAAATCAAACTTCCTTCTCCCAACGCAATTTAACTTGTCAATGGAGGCAATAACTTGTAAGCACAGTTATATATTCAAGTATTTGATGCGGACACTTGATTTTTTTCAAGATGGTCAAATATAAAGCTCGCAAGTTTTGGATTAACCTTGTGCAATTGGTATAAGCTAATAGAGGACTTTGCATAAGATAAGGAAACATAATCAAATCCCTAAACATATTATCCATGCAAGTGGTGCAACACAAtacaccttatattctgaaaaaaattctcaaaattaTATGGCTTACATCTAGGAAAGGAAGGAGTACTATTTAACATTCATGATCATTGTTCGCATAAACGTTGAGCATATTCAaataataaaaaattcaaaacaatTATAGCATATAATTTTAGTTGGGCCAGCTTAATTCCCCACCCTATCCCTTCGGTCTTGTGAGCTGTGACAAGGCGATCATGCTATTGAGTGCCTCAGAACAGACCGTCAGTCTAATGGCTAGACACGCGGGACCGGATTTGAGCCTTGGGCTCGGCAGGGTGCTCATGAGTTTTCATCTATAAAAATGGCCGGATTACCGCTGATTTTTTTTAGATCAACAGGGATCACTTCCAGCTCCATTTCATAGAAAAAAGCTAAATTTACAGGAGTTCAAAATTTGCTAAAAAAAGGAAAATTGGAAAAATAGAAGCTAGCATACCAATCTGCCTGTTTTTCAAAGATCGCTAGGGAAACAGCTGCCATCCCAGCTGTTATCGGAATACCAGCAACCATGAAACAACAACAGAATCAAAGGTTTAAAACGAAACTGAAAACAAGTTTACTTAAACTACAACTCAAGGTGCCAGAAACATGAAAGAACAAGACATCCTTTAGCTTCTCTTCTGAATTCTCCCTCACCGACGACTCTCGGGGGCACCGTTTTTGCTCTTGCGCCTTTTTCTGAGATCACATCACCACATGAATGTTGTGTGAATCACCAGGGTTGTCCAGGAGATACGCCAAGGTCGCCCTTCCTTTGTAGCTCGGGTTCCAGGAGGATATCCAGTCGAAGGTTGGGCATCTCACCCTACAGAAGGCAGAGAAGAGCTTTCATACTGGCTAGCTGCAGGTCCAAGAATTGAGTGTTTTTTTTTTCCATTTTCGAGAATCCCGATGGAGGAAGTAAACCAAGCGCCAAACTTGTTTCAAATTAATCCAAATAACCTTATTAAACAAAGATTATTTCTATTCAGCAACAAACTCCAGAGAACAACACATGAAACTACATTGAAACATGAATTTCTTGTTACAAAGTCACTTAGAAGCAATGAATTCAAAATTAGAAATATGCATATATAAAACCAATATTCCCGCTGATTTAGTCGGTAACGGATGCTAGTGGCTGGATTGGTCTCATTTTTTTATCTGTCACCGGCCTCTACCGGACCGAAAACAACGGGCTCCTAGCTTCGCGTGGTTCCAGGAACTACGCTGCGCGCTGAAGCACGAACGCTGCTCCCTGCTGCATGTGGTGTCCATAAACAAGAACATGGCCGGTGTGCAGCACCCGCTGATTTGACAAACCAAGGAACTGcctgcactagtagaaaaacggtcatctataccggttccagagggccattcgtaccggttttgcaaccggtacaaattattcggcactaaagcccccccccctttcgtaccggttgcttacgaaccggtataaaacgggcctccacgtgggccaccaggagagctcagggctgaggatctttggtaccggttggtaatacgaaccggtaccaaaggttccccccgcggcagggaattttcccaaatcGCCGCGgcagaattggctttttagggttttggagaggtttagggatatcggtttgattcatatcgcgtcgatgcaccagaaacgcgtttgggtttaggtagtacatgaagatcaagatgatgcatagcaagttggtgcatataatataacacacatgttattgcatgagatcgcaaattaagtagcactatgcatgaagatcgatcttcatgcatagtggtgctctccgaggcgtactctatatatgtctattacatgtagcatagtggtactcttcgagtcaacgatatatgtaacatgtacatcttcattcattgtggtgctctgcgagtggtggtatgacgtcccgaaggaaaaatcccgccaattcctcgcctattgctatgaagcggtcatcgattgagagcttgttccgctttcttgccaactataaaagaataagatacaaatgaatacatgaaacaactattactgaaactcggcacaacttatgataacaaaacaaatttgtgaagattgtttttgtacctctttatttctctcattattcgttctctcgttgacaattctgcggatgaactCGAAAACGAATTATCAAAAGAGTTCTGTACCCTGAGGTTGTTGcgtgcatttctttacaagaatataattcaatcaaacaatagtcaagtatgataattgaaaggtgtgtggacctaggtagtactacttactttcgcacgccatcgcagcttcggtggccattcacgggacgtatcttccttgatgaaagtttgccatacgctgctcgacaaaagaaaatgcataaaagagtcatcaattagttcaaagcaggaaattaacgaaacaaaccgataagaattcaaattaccttcgagcattaaaaaacaagacacgtatagatccttttctttggttagtgagtccaagacttcaacttctccaatttccaaattgatgacgagaagaataaagtgaaacctacgcacgtttcaatatgtagtcattagttaaaattttgacatacggtgagcaaaatataatgtgttataagacaagaagactcactcgaagttgtaaggccaaagtattagctttttgtcacgttgtcgcttcaaaaaccttagcaaagtctgcggtgtatccttgttatagaggggatcatctatggttttgacatgcattgtgttcgggtcaatgaacccaatgtccgtgatatcgtcccttttgcattcgaaagcatcttcgatctgcataatatagcgcacaaaagattataatctgcagacaatgaacgacttctcaaattaaataaataaatcacttacagacaatagcaaccgatgattgatttgtcgagggcccggagattgtataaccgaaagagttcggcgaagtcaacgttcacacaagatactctggaagtagtgctcttccctaactcgcaccatgatagtctcgatcccttcctttgaggccttaaggtaccacgaatgcaagttacgcatacatgttggtaccttcccgagattctcgaccaaatctttcccttgaacaaactgatatgctcgttcagctaaggcgtaatcagttgcgtcttgtcgagaactttgaacggtcttcccgtcaaacaccttgagaggggcgaccgattgaacgggttgttgtccgagctggtagacaccgtgtatcccttttatctccacgatacccgatttaacgggttttgtcgcctcgatcatcttgtcatacgacctttcaatagaacgcgcatagtcggatggcggcgatggtacagtggtcatatagattgtcaacggtacgcacaactttctcccgatctagtgtcttctcgaaaggtatctctcggcactttcggtgcaaaaaatttcttcacctcggccttaacggcctccgcgttttcctctggagttttttcccaaggtaacttctcgggaggcggcagttgtttctcctttctagctttcttcctaggcggcgcaccgttccgcttaacggacgcctgtcttacgcggaggatctcgagatggtggactcacgccggGGTCCCTctcggtaggtgtggacttggctgctcaccgggactgccaccaggaggagtcgatggcatttgctgctcatgtgtaggagtcggtggcctttgcaaaaggacgacgtacttcttcggccatagggcgaaaccgtgcttgacatcgccagttgtcctctcatcttcacctctaggaatatcaagctccactttttcaaaccccgaaacaacttcatccaccccgacacgaacacaaccaggtggaatgggcatatgatggtgcattgctccatcttcacttgggtacacatagccgaccgccaccttaacgagaCGCGGTcccgattaacatatgtagctcgcaatctgtcttctccgtgacataatccacggggtagcttcctccacatccgtcaagatgcgaggaaccgacaccgcttcttcgctgagatggggcagcatcggcttgtggatcccgtagaaacagcggctgatcgggtgccctctgatttctctcaagagcctccaccctagataacaactccgttacaatgtcggcgtccttcttcttcttctttcgcgaacggcttctataagtgtcgccgctgtccggccacgcttccttcatggtgagactgggcgagctcgtactccGTCCAACATGTTCGTGGTTCCCCGTAGCGAGTGtcactcgtcattctctcgatcgggaatgtactctccctttctcgaccttttcaattgcatctacaagcttcggtacaattgcctcaattttttccttccattttcccttcgcaacgatcaaccccgtctttgggtccaaccccgccccatgagcgaacaaccagaacttggaccgttcgggccagtcccatgtccgtggagtgattccatgatccatcagtttattctcaaacgctgtccacttcggaatggcactcttgtagccacccgaccccaaatgatgcggaagtttcttctttgcagcattttcggtatttttcttcgatcgggacacaaacttagacgatttcttatactccttaaatgcggcccgttgatcttttatcttcactagattttcggtattatcatcgaatctttggatcttcattcttatatttgtcccataaatttttcttgaagctctggaattgtatggccatcttcttccatgtccattccttgactttatccttctggccttccgtcatgtcttccggtaggctgaactttgtcagtagcgtttcccaaagaaattttttcatgtcgttgacataagtagcaccactctccgggttcttcggcttatgccactcttgaatgctgatcggtacatggtccctaacaataactccggattgacttgtaaatttgcggcaaaactccttgggctccttggttcaccattagccttgaatgccgtgagggctaacctgccctcgccctttagcacccgcgtcgggcctcgttttgttctaacagacttgctcgatgatccgaaggctaaaagaaaaaattattcgttaataagtgcaatacaaataaatgaatgcatctagggatgaacacagactaattgatacatagatatacacctcgccggagtttgtgatggacacttcattgtattttctaacttgttcagactcaagtcctcgccaaaatcattcgtAAAGTCGgggtactcgttgtcatctccatcgtcgggttccggaccacgggcactctcatagatcaatcgctgcaccgcttcttcccctcctcatctcggacgaaggtgccgtcctccatacctcaatgtcaccgcaaaattaagaaagcaattgtatttcattcatcatgtaatgatcatataacagattgctagatggataacaattgaaatgaagaaagcaaaaaaaccctaacggaccgccacggccacggacacggtgttcccctcctcctctcgctcttctctctatgtcgcggcggcaccgccacggactcggcaccgctactgcaccctaaccctaacactcggcgctcgtcctctcgctcttctctctatgtcgcggcggctgtCTATATATCGACCGTACACCCCTCGCCGTATGGATACACGCCTAGCACTACTAGTATTTAAACCGCATCGTGCAGATGCTAATTAACTTCCGGTGCTTCTTCATGGTCAGATTTGCAAATCATGGAAGGTTTTGTTCGGTTCTGATTTTTGCTCGTTTTCAGATAATGGGCGACGGCATGACCGACAGGATGTGGGAGGCAACGACGAAACACGCCAGTGCAATGCGAGGTCGGCGACGAGGTGTACGCGTACACCGCAGGCAGAccggcggcgtcggcggcgccACCGTGTACGTGAACTCCATCTGCCAGCTCGTCAAGATCGAGCTCGCCGGCGTCGAGTGCGTGCCGCAGCACCTCAACAGGCGCGAAGGCGTACGTGCACCAGCTGCTGCCGGAGGCGTTCGAGCAGCGCGCGCCAGCCTCCAGGAGGCCGACATACTCCTCCACGCCAGCCACGGCAGCCGCGCGTTCAGGTCAAGAACTTGAGCGGCCCTTCGCTGCATCGCCGAGCATGTTGCGCATGTTGTCGCCGCAGCGCGCGTACAGCGTGGCGAGGGTGTTGGCGACGTAGGGCATGGCGTCGATGCCGAGCTTGGCGCAGAGCGCGTGCACCTCACGGCCGCGCAGCAGCAGCCTGGCCTCGGCGCACGCGGTGAGCACGGCGGCGCATGCGTGCGAGTCGCAGGGCACTCCCGAGGCgcgcatctcgccggcggcggagCGCGTCGTGGCGTCGGCCCGTCCGCGTCGGCGCGCCCACGAGCGTCGGCCCGCCCGTGTCGTGGCGCCCACGAGCATTTCGTCGAACACCCGAGCGCGAGGCGGCCGGCCTTGGCGTAGGCGTCTGCTAGCGCGGTGGCGTGGCCGGCGTCGGAGGAGACGGCCGAGGACCCGACGGCGAGAGCGTGCAGCGACGCGGCGTGGCCGGCGTCGGCGGCCGCGGCGCAGGCCTTGAGCGCGAGGCTGACCACGAAAGGGTCGGCGGCCGCGAGCGGGGAGGCGTGGATGCGGGCGGCGGAAAAGGAGGAGAGGGCCGGGGAGGTactgcgggcggcggcggctgcgtcggcggtggc
It includes:
- the LOC127295800 gene encoding pyruvate decarboxylase 2, giving the protein MDARIVPVDRPSPAAVNGAVGCPASAPGCPIMSSHPAPLAAGAASLGRHLARRLVQVGVGDVFAVPGDFNLTLLDHLVAEPGLRLVGCCNELNAGYAADGYARARGVGACAVTFTVGGLSVLNAIAGAYSENLPVICIAGGPNSNDYGTNRILHHTIGVPDFSQELRCFQTVTCHQAVVTNLDDAHEQIDTAIATALRESKPVYLSISCNLPGIPHPTFTRDPVPFFLAPRMSNKMGLEAAVEATVQFLNKAVKPVLVGGPKLRVAKAQKAFVDLVDASGYAYAIMPSAKGLVPETHPHFLGTYWGAVSTAFCAEIVESADAYIFAGPIFNDYSSVGYSFLLKKDKAIIVQPDRVIVGNGPAFGCVMMKEYFSELAKRVKKNTTAYENYKRIFVPEGKLLQCEANEPLRVNVLFKHIQKMITGDNAVIAETGDSWFNCQKLKLPEGCGYEFQMQYGSIGWSVGALLGYAQGANDKRVIACIGDGSFQVTAQDVSTMLRCGQNSIIFLINNGGYTIEVEIHDGPYNVIKNWNYTGLVDAIHNGEGKCWTAKVKCEEELTAAIETALGEKKDSFCFIEVIAHKDDTSKELLEWGSRVSAANSRLPNPQ